CTTTTGTTACGaaagtgttttgttttgatctTTTTACTCATTTATAGCTTCTCGGTTTCTTCACAAATGTTACCAACAGAAAATGTACTGGCCTCGAAGCctcgaagtactagatttaggtGAGTGGGATGAGTTATTCCATTCTATGAATAGATTTTTCGAATGGTAGCAgtaaaaattcttatttttggttCAATTCGGTCCACGCTAATGTCACACACAGAAAACGTGGAGAACATGGATGGATGGAAGATCGAACTTTAGTGCATCAAATGTAATCAAACTTAAGCATAATGTCTATAGAACTTGTGGAATTCGTTGAAGGGAAAAACGTTCACACAATTTTACCGCTATATAAAAGTCAATTTATCACGAGGTGGAATTGTTAGTAAGTACTTAATCCGCTTTGCATTTGGAACAGCTTTTTGTGTCTTTTATTTTCGCTAAGTTCACGTTAACAACCATTCTGAAAGCTGATGATAATTGTCTAATTTACGAGCAATTAAATCAAGGAACGAAACTTTTAAATCATTGAACGCTCGACACAAATCTTAttgcattttcaataatttttctttgtgcTCCGcctaataaaatgaaatgtaaataGTGGATGGTGGATATGGGCTTCTGGTGTAAATTACACGGTGATTACGACTAAGTATGTTTACATTTCAGTTCGTTTGACAACTTTTGTAATTACATTGATTGAGTCCAACAGAAGGTATGTATTTATCGAGTCGTATAACAAACACTGTTGTGCTAATAGCTTGTATCTGATTACATTATTGAAATGGACGGAAATGTCGAAGAAATTAAGGATAATAAGAGGAAAAGAttacaaattttgataaaaaataccTTCGGAGACCTAGTAGACATTGAACTTCAATGATTAAAGTTGGGTATTTGACAAAGGACCGAGATTATTAGCTATTAGCgattttctgtgaattttgttgattcgaggcgagGCCGAAGTGAAGAGAATTTGTATGCTTGTTTCGAGCTATGTACACAACTTTACACACGTCGAACTAAGAAATCCATTACAACCCTAGGGTTGCAAAATACATATTAAAATCCATTGCACAACTGTGCTAGATGTGTAAATTATATTTGATTTCAGTCGATAATGTCAATCTatagtaaattgaaaaaccaTATTTATGATGCATGAAATATGAGTTCGTTCAAAGTGATTTTCGTGGTATTTCATTATTTACTCACTTACCCCTTTAACTGTTTTAATGACACAAAAAGAGCGATTAGAGCACCactctttcttcttttttttttttttgaaatgaataatGTTTGCTTTCACTGGTCattatttaatgaatttagTGTAGATAGATATTATGATTTGTGTACCACATTAGTTTGCTATATTAAAAAATTACGAACAGACATGacaaaaaatctataaaatacatcgaaaagaaaaacaaatttagttGGAATATAAACATGACCTATAAAAAAGGGTTAAAACCAACGCTAGTACATTAGTACATTACATATTTTAATGGACGTTTGTAATTAAAATCGAAAGTCAAAAGCAAATGAAGGACAGtccaaaataattcaatttaaaattgtataaCCGCTCGTAATTTAACAACAATTTCGTTGATGAAACGAACCTCATTCTCCCTTGAATGGAAGTCAATGTTTGCTGATGGAAACAGCTCTGGAAACCGTAAGCCTCGTTCCAGGGATGTTTTTCCGCAGAATTTTGGTTGTTGGTGAAACAGAAAACGAAGTCGAAATGATACAGTGGAGTAGAAGCACGAAGGAAATTTTCTGTAGATTTTTGCCATGGAatacaatgaatttttatttgaaatcacgaaaacaattttctctgACTTCACAAGGTTTCAactgaaataaaaatcatttctctGTATCGGAATACAAGAAGTTGCGAAATGtgagaaaaaatcaattttctttatttcttgTTTGTTGTTAAGCATTCACGGAAAACGATATTCgtgaaatctgctacttcctTTGTTTAAAGTCTTACGCATAGTGTTTTATAcggaatcttttacttcaattgtttaaaatttaattttactacGTGGAAGAACAGTATaaacgacatattttcgttatcattgtcgataacacCCGAATAACACCCGACTAGCTGTTTCTGAAAGGCAATAAGAGCTGAGGATGCGGAAGAACGGAGTGCCAACAAGAAAACTTGGATCATCCCTatcttctttcttttaaaattgttatgccaattcggtttttttttcttcagtcTTTGATGTTGATATTGTCGAAGACTAATTCGAATATACCTGGCTGAAAAAATGATGTTAAAATTTAAGTGCATTTATACTCAAATTGAGAAGAGGGATAAACAGAACGACACAGGAAATTACATAAATcatgcaaaatgtttttataaacATCCATAAACGCAaacaataattaaattcatttggcTTTTTTTCCGGCTCAGACAAACCTTTATGCAAATCTTATTCCACAACGTACAAGAAATGTGTATATCAACTGCTGTCAAATGCTTTCATAATGGTCCGTTGTGATGATGGTGAAAAGTGCTGAGAACGTTCGAAATGTTGAtccgaaaatttcaaaaaattttcgttgaaagttaaatatttttttttaactttttaatgGTTCGGAGTGAAATGTAAAAAGCGTTTTATGATTaacaaaagggaaaaaaaatgaatgaaatggtAACAAAGCGGAGTGAGTGTGTTTCAGTGTAGTACTTCAGTTACATATTTCTCGGCAACGTGAGGTATATGATCATTATATTTAACGGCTTATAGTAGATTATGCCATTGTTTGgaacttctttttttcatgCCACGGGCCAAAGATTCTTCAAAGACGAGAATTGTTCTCGTAATTTGGTCAGACAATCTCGTATTCCAATCACGAAATATGGTTTTTGCTAATGGTAAAAAGCATTCATGTTGTTTACGTGAATGAAAAACGGttctttcatttgttttgttatataaTCCTTGCGCCATTCAGGACAGAATATTCAACAAATTCATCGGAACCACTCAGAAAAATAAATCCACGTTCTGGGGGCCGTACATAAATGACGTCAAAttgttttattgcattttttcCTCCCCCGGTCTCACTCGAAAATAGTCCAATgaaattccgaaatttttcGGCTTCCTCCTTTGTATAACACAAAAACGCAGTAGTAAAGTTTTGCAGATCCTTCATTAGAACCCTGTGAATGGACACGTACCAATTAAATCAACTGGTTGAAAATGAAGTTATATGAAGTAGATTTCAGTTTGCTTTCTATTgtcacaaaatgttatttgcaTTTTGGAGGAAAATAAGTGCATTAGCCGCTGGCTGGATTATATTTCTGGTGatgagtgtttttttttaatataaaaacacGACAAATGTGCTTTTATCTGCATCATTAGTACAGCCAtgaaattataacaaaagCTTTTATCATTCCGTAGCTGTTTGTTTgcacaacaattttcatagaaaatacttGGTTATATACCGCACCGCACGTCTGAGTTATATATATTAAACTCGAATGTTTGCACGTCTATTGAGGATATTCtttgcaatatttttatgGCATATGTTGAACAAGGAGAACcgactcttttttttcttatgaaGATTTAAATCTGATCAAAGAACTTTAACTTCTTAACAGTGAATGCAAATATCATGTAAACAGCTGCTGGGCGGATGCAATGATGCTTACAAGGGGAAAAAGATGGTTTGGTAGGATTATCAAAAGTAGCGAAAACATTcacaaagaaaacattttgctttTTCATAGTTCTTCAAAGAAGACTTAGACATAGACATAGTGAATGACCGAGCCTACAAATTGAATAGTTAAATGGAGAAAGGAGACGTGTCGcattagtgaattataagaaaatgatattttgttgatttttctctgttttaaCTATCTTTTTTAAGTTTGACGTTGTCaataaaggtttttttttattagtttcaagcgaaaaaaaaacatcgtaAGCCTCATAACGGGGCTAAAAGACACATCGAtcttagtgacatatttttggcGAGACATTTTTTAACTATATTAGCAATCAAATCATTGAGAAAGTCTTCTGCTATAATCAAATCATTCTACAGAACTTAACAAATATGCAACGAAAGTTTGCGATTTCCTATTCACTAACTTTACCGAAATTGTCATTGTCGATTGCCATTTACCTGATTATAAATCAGTTCTTTTGACATGATCCCAGGCAAGGCATGTTATtcagaataaatttattttaagtttaCCTTAACATGAACCCAGTAAAATTAATTACGAGTCACTTCAATGACAAATTACTTCGAAATAATCTTTTCACGTTAACTGGAAATGAGTTTCACTTAATAGAAAGAGGGAAATGCGATAAAAGTTCCACATGGAGTCAAAAGGGAAAATCCAGAGAAAGTGTTGCTGGTGACTTTGGTTTTGTAACTaacagggactattttttgtgaaaacatttttccagattttcctaatattttccttaagatattcaaaaattagttttgggaaaattaaaaaaaaacgtgtgaaaacttaagaaaatttggtaaaatgtgggaaaatgttCAGCCAAAATTAATCGCTCTAAGTAAAGTATGCAAAAGTATGCAAGGTTCAACACTGATACGAAACAATCACTTAATATGCTTAAAATCATCGATATGACGAGTGATATTGCCAGATGTAAGTTAACTCCAACAAGCATTGTAAACCCCTTCTCACACACACCGCGAACCAAACATGACACCACTCGAGAATATACAACTACTCGATCTCTTTCATTACCAACACACCGATTCTCCCACATTAAATCAAACTCCATCATTGAGTCGCATTCAGCCACATGGtggcaaattaattcaaaagttttagcTCAAATAAGGAAAAAGCTTTCGGTTAATGGCAAGCGTAATTCGAATTATTTAGTTACAACAAAACCAGCAAACAAGTTGAACCATCGCTATTCAAAATTAAAGgtaataaatgaaacaaaacccATCGTAACACTAAGACTCCCTCAACTAACCTCAAAATACTTTTCAATCTCACTAAAACCAAATTCATTCCCTCTTAATAATAACAGATCGCAAACACCGAACATGTCAAAGGATGTAATAAGCCCTAGAAGTGAAAATCGACTCCTACAATCGGACAACGAGGACAACGAATTAAATACAACAATAGTGTTTGGACCGAATCGTATATACCGAACCATTAGCGAATCGTCGTTGAGCGGTATATCAGCAAACCTCAACAATTTGGAGGTAACGAATTCCTCTAAGCGTAACCACCGTTCCATGGTATTCTCGGAAGATACAACAGAAAAATCGTCGTCGTCTACtccgaaaaaattgaaaccatCAGTCACAATGCCGCCGCTTGTTTCCGAAGTGGTTAAAAATGACTTCCACATCGTCGACATTGTTTCGGACGATGCAGCAATTGAGTTCTTCAGTGAGACGCAAGGCACCAGCATATACACCGCCGTGCTAAAAGAAATCACTCGAGCGAAAGACATCAGCAAAATCAACTTTGAGGATAGCTTCCTCGACCGGGGAAAATTTCGCTACATCTGTTCAAATGCCACAACTCGGGATTGGCTCACTTCGATAATCCCAGGTATTATTCCATGGGGAAACGCGAAAATTAAGTCAATCAATCAAGGGGCCCCACCAACTCTGTTCAAGTACACAATGATCGTGTCGATGCCATCGCTCGAGCCACCCGATATTTTCACTCTCATGGCAGCGCAAAATGTCAATCTGGATACCTCCAATTGGAGATGCGTTTTTCGGTCCAAAGTCGAAAAGAATAAGCAAACGTGGATCGTCAACGTCGATGAAAATTCACTTCCAGCACTTAAGGAAGTCGATTTCAAACCGTACGCCGGCAGCAGCCGGATAAAAATGTTCCCGAAAAAGTGAATGAAGCAGCAGCGATCACtaatttgtaaaatccattcccataaattgaataaaaatgaaaaatttatttcccagCATACAAATCAACTCTTGTTTTTACCATCAAGGCGATTATCGTACTCAGTAGCCACACTCCCAGTAGGATGTTATACACAACGCCTAGAGCCACTTAACGTAAACTGTTTCcaagatgaagaaaaatagattAGAATTTTTCCAAGGAAACATGGAACACTGCAAAGCAGCCAGCATAGAAATTAATTATCTGAGATTCGAATCACAACGATTTATCGGCATGATCCAAGAGCCTTATATTCTCAGGAATGAGATTAAATTAATAGACaaaacgaaatatcaaatcatCTCATACAAAGGCAGCAATAAATTAAGAGCGTGTATTTTAGCATCTAAGAACTGCGACATCTTCCCGTTAACACAATTCTGTACGGGGGACTTAGCAGTAATTTCACTGAAGGTTAAATTGAACAAAGTTGCAAATACAATCGTGATAGCATCATGCTATACTCCCTCGGAAGCGAACATTCTTCCCCCCAGTGCTGAGGTTACTCAGTTAGTGGCGTATTGCAAGAATAACAATCTTCCTCTGATATTAGGTTCCGATGCGAATTCGCATCACACAGTCTGGGGCAGCTCAGATTGTAATCCGAAAGGCGATTCATTGCTCGAATTTATTCTGAGCTCTGACCTTGTAATCCTAAACAAAGGAAATGAACCCACCTTTAGAAATAGTATTCGAGACGAGGTACTAGATATAACTCTAGCATCGCTACATGTAGCCAATCTTATTAAAGACTGGAGAGTGACCGATGACATCTTGACATCTGACCATAGGTGCATCAGATTTGCTATTGACACCGACAAAATAGACACGCTGAAATTTAGAAATCCAGCAAATACAGATTGGAACTCATTCCAGAGAAACTTGTCAAAGGCAATACTGCCTGTAACTGGGCGAATCGAATCAATTACGAATCTAGACAGCAGAGCCGATGAACTTTTAAATGCTATCATAAATAGTTACCATGAGTCGTGTCCACTGAAGACGTACAAAGATGGCAGGTCAGCACCATTCTTTACATCCGACGTGAAAAACTTTAGAACGACTGTAAGGAAGGCTTTTAATGAAGCCAAAGGGAAATCGCCCGATAAGGTTGCCGCTAGAAGAGCTGCGCAAAGTATGTATAACAAATTCTTACGCAAGAGTAAAAGGatcaaatttcaacaattttgtaatACCGTTAACTCACACTCAGGAGCCTCCCGGCTATTTAAGTCTTTATCGAAAAACTCAACTAATCCTTTAGGATCATTAAAGCTTCCCTCGGGAGAATTTACGGATTCTACAGAAGCCACCCTTCAACATCTGCTAGAAGTACATTTTCCTGGTAGTACTACAGCCCCGACTCTAATCAATCATGATTCGTTATTATTGAATCCGTCCACAGATGACGATAATATGGCAATAGCCGAATCCATAGTATCCAAGGAAAAAATAACGTGGGCAATATCTACATTCTCTCCTTTTAAGTCAGCAGGAGAAGATGAAATCTTCCCCGCCCTATTGCAATATGGTTCTGATTCGATGAACGATCACCTGAAAGAAATCTATATTGCCAGTATTCGTTACCAACATATTCCCAAATGTTGGAGAGGAGTGCGCGTTGTATTTATACCCAAATTGGGGCAACAAACTTACACTGCAGCGAAAGCATTCCGGCCGATCAGTCTTACTTCTTTCTTGTTAAAGACATTGGAGAAATTGATAGATCGCTACTTGAGAGATGGAATACTTAAAGAGTTTTGCATACACAGTCGTCAGTTTGCTTATCAGCCAAGAAGATCATCCGAAACCGCTCTGCATCACCTAGTGCATAGAATAGAAAAAGCATTTAACCAAGATGAGTTTGCTCTTGGTTGCTTTATTGACATAGACGGAGCATTTAATAATATGATATTTGCTGCAATAAGGAAAGCATGTATCGCACATGGAATCAACCTTACTGTAACTGTATGGATTATTAAAATGCTTAGGGATCGAATTGTATCCTCCTACCTTAATACTGCCAAAGTAAGCGTTTTCGTAAGCAAAGGCTGTCCTCAAGGGGGTATTCTACCGCCTTTACTATACTGTTTGGTTAAAGACAGCTTACTATCTTTACTTAATAATGCTGGCTTTTACTCTCAAAGCTTTGCCGATGACCTCGCAATTCTCCTAGTAGGAATCTGCATCTCGACCCTGTCAAACTTGATGCAATCAGCACTAAAACTAGTTGAATCCTGGTGTCATAGTAGGGAGCAATCAGCGAACCCAGATAAAACGAGACTGATATTATTCACTCGTAAAAGGAAGGTTACAGGACTCaaaaaacccaaattttttggcaaggaaatcgatttttccgaatttgtaaaatttttgggCGTCATATTAGACTCAAAACTATACTGGATCATCCATTCAGAATACGTCATTAAAAAAGCGGTAGCATCCCTATGGCAATGTCGCAGATTATTTGGCAATGACTGGGGGATTAGCCCCAAAGTACTCCATTGGATTTACACAGCCATAGTAAGACCAAGACTATGTTATGGAGCAGTAGTCTGGTGGCCCAGATGCGAAGTGAAATCTGTTCAAACCCAACTGAGTAAATTACAAAGATTAGCATTAATTGGAATCACTTCCGCCATGAAAACTACCCCAACAGCAGCACTCGAAGCACTATTGAACATAGAACCGCTACATATTCACATCAAGTCTCTTGCCAAGTCGTCCCTTTTAAGGTTCAAACAGTCTGAACTCTTGATCAATGATGCCAATTTCGGGCACACTAAGTTGTGGTCAGCCATGTCCCAACAAATACCTGAAGTCAATATGCCCTGCGACTTAATCATCCCAACTTACAGAttcgaaaaatcatttaaagtAAATATACCGGATCGTAGTTTCTGGGATACCCCGAATGCAATTGCACACAATCACTTCTCGTGGTTCACTGATGGATCAAAAAAGGACGATCTAACCGGGTCGGGAATATTTTGCCCTAGCATAGCTAAAGAAATATCCGTGTCACtaggaaattttttaacagTATTCACTACAGAAATTACTGGAATCATGGAATGCTGCAGAGAAATAATTAATAACCACGAAGCTAATGTCTCACCCATAAATATTTGCTCAGACAGTCAAGGTGCAATTAAAGCGATTAGCGgctttaaattttcatcttcAATAGTCCTTGAATGTCGCGATACTCTAGAAGAACTATCTGGAAAACACCAAGTGTCACTTATTTGGGTTCCAGGGCACACGAATGTCGCTGGTAACGAAAAAGCAGATGAACTAGCAAGATTAGCTTCTAGTACACCTTTCATAGGACCTGAGCCAGCAATGGCCTTATCATTCTCAACACTTAATCGGCTCATTCTGAACAGTAAAACCAAAGAATTCAATAATTATTGGAATACCCTAGACTTTGCCAGACAGGCAAAAATATCGATCagaataaacaacaaaaattcgaaatactGCCTGTCACTCGATCGGAATAACCTCAGAAGACTTGCCGGCATACTTACAGGTCACAATTCTCTAAAGAAACATCTCCACACAATTGGGGTGGCAGACGATCCACACTGCGAAAAGTGTGGTGAAATCGAAAGCACAGAACACTTTCTTTGCGAATGCCCAGCATACATTATGGCTCGATCACAGTATCTAGGTTCATACGTAACCAAGTACACCTCGATATGGAGTATCGCTCCATCAAACATCCTCAAATTTCTAAACAAGACTAAAAGAATATAAACGACCGTGGGtacgcacaacaggcccatctgaggcttaggtgcaggCGTAAAAGCCACCCACttattctatctatctatctaaaGTATGCAAATGTTATATGGCAAAGGAAAAGAACtgatagaaaaagaaaatgttgtggAATAGGaaatgaaccaaatttaatgaGGGTTTTcggtaaaaaagaaaaaagactgGACCGCCATTTGTTAACTGCCTCAAAAAGGCTcggaacaattttcaaataaattatttttctttgaaaaaatctttatttcttgaagtgttgaaaaattgtcttcATAAATTTGGTTTCAGCAGGAAAAAGGAGGGCGTTAGGTATATTGTAGTATACATATTCGAGACTCTAGAATATTCAGGTTTCGATGTACTTTTCCGGGAAAGAGatgaatttattgagtatGAAAATTAATATCTGATTTGTTTCGTTGTTATGCACTGAATGAtttgacaaacattttttataaaaaatttccattcaaatacTAACTGATTTctcatatttttattattcccCGAAATTCtcggaaaaattctttttgttgaaatatttgacgagaatttttttatatatttttccacTCAATTGAACacaaagaatttatttcttttatctTTTTTCAGTAGCacgacacacacaaaaaaattgttccaaattttctattgttatttattttgattttaattttcccgTTCAATTTCCATAATATTCCAATAGCACTGTATCCAAATTTTTGCCAGCACAATTATTTAGTATCGCGAACGGTATGCATTTACatattaaattgttttcgataaattttatgtCCGAATAAAAAACATCTTCCCGTATTTCATGCGAAGATATCACAGACTTTATCTCACTTtgttattttatataaaaaaaactaaagaaaaacaaaagaaaaaaaagaagaaaatttgtcgaaagaAGAAGCTAATTTATTTTCCTGTATTCGGTTACACAAAGCCAATGATCAACGGCTTCAAATCTATATTCTACACTagtcacacacaaaaaaaagacccaaaaattgtatttttctaTATACAACACACTACGAAGGAACCACGCTATGGTGcgtttttcatacaaattgttGCATGTTCCACTTGCGTTTCTACCGACGTTCGCACAATACTGACTGATAAACGGTCTACGGAAAATTTGCTCAACTTTTCCCTCATTCGTTGGAATGAAGCAGATGATATACGTACGACAGGGTAACACACAATTTATTAGAAAGAGACAGCAACGATCGTCCCCCTGATTACAAATAACGAACCGTATAAAggaaattattataatttccCCTTAGTACCTATAATGTGTTGTTGATAGTAGATCGTTTGATTTATTTGTCTTATACGTCTACATAGATTCATTTTCCAACGTATTCAGACATATAAATCCTAGGGCTTTGCATATACTTCACATTCTTCACATACATTCACGTCGTCTAGGCCTaaaattaattcgattttGTTGGACTAACATTCTTGTTCATTaattcaaacataaaaatggaataggGAAATGTTTTACGATTATTATTATAGCTCGCTGTGTCTCGTCCCCGCCATACCGCTGTAGATTAATGCCTGTTCAGCCTTTCAAACCtataaaacaaacaatatttgAACATCACGCTCTGTTTATTGATATGCCGTGGCTTGAACTTTTacgattattattttatggaGCTTTCGTTCCGAATTTAATACGAATCCGCGCGACAAAAACTTcataaataaaagttttgagTTGTAAATGCATTAGCAAGCTACTGGGTTTACCTTTGAAAGCTGTGACAATATTCGCGTAGGTTAATTTATCATTCGAATTTCCTTTCTTGATTTGTCGTTTTATAGTCTTACTTTGTCGTTTTCAGTATTTGACGGcggtaaatgaaaatgtagctAGTCTTggtatttgtaaattttgtaataTGTTAAAATCAGTTCAGACAGTGATTGAGGTGACTGCGACATAAaaagtaaatgaatttttcttggtcaatattttaattggaattgaactagaaaatcgacaaaatgaGCCAAATCAATGCACTACATGCATGAGTTATCGTAGTGAAaactgccaaatagagtacttttctAATATATTTCTACGTATGCAGTCTAATTACAGTGGCAAGAATTGTTCGATActctgtccagtttcagtactctatttaaagtaccactcatgcttgaagttcATTGGCCAATTGCCTGCACTTGAGTATACTCAACAGGTTGAGCGACTAGAGAAATTATCGCTTTACACTAGTCcgaataaaaatgttctaacAATCTACTATTTTTGCTGACTAGAAATTAGTTATCAGATGGATAAAACTGTAGAGAATTTTGGCTGGTAAATATCTAATTTAATTGTTCGATTCCTAGAAACATGAATTATCTTTTCATGAGAATGTTCTTCATCGAGGCCGATTAAAAATCAATGTATTAAATTCTCTGAAAATTCACAATCACTCCCATTCGCAGTATTCTGCTATCAAGTTTctctcaaatttatttttcatttaccaTTTTTTCATACGCTGCATCACCCAAAATCGAAATTCTGAAGAGCGCTTACGGCATTTATCAAATTTCAATGCATTCAGTTATTCGAATAACATTGGCGAACAATAAGTTTTCTACGAATAGGAAATATAGATATGCACATAGAAGGTAGACTACCGATATGCAACCTACCGATTTTCTGGCATAGTGGGAGTCTGCacattaaaatattatatAAGTAACATTTATCAATTAAATCCTAAAGCAAagtagaattttcttttgtattcgttttttttttcgttttattccgagttatgtaatggattttagtTGTTAAGGGCaccgaaagaagtgcttgtaGCATTAAAAGTACGATTTCGacgaat
This DNA window, taken from Bradysia coprophila strain Holo2 unplaced genomic scaffold, BU_Bcop_v1 contig_151, whole genome shotgun sequence, encodes the following:
- the LOC119074778 gene encoding uncharacterized protein LOC119074778, yielding MSKDVISPRSENRLLQSDNEDNELNTTIVFGPNRIYRTISESSLSGISANLNNLEVTNSSKRNHRSMVFSEDTTEKSSSSTPKKLKPSVTMPPLVSEVVKNDFHIVDIVSDDAAIEFFSETQGTSIYTAVLKEITRAKDISKINFEDSFLDRGKFRYICSNATTRDWLTSIIPGIIPWGNAKIKSINQGAPPTLFKYTMIVSMPSLEPPDIFTLMAAQNVNLDTSNWRCVFRSKVEKNKQTWIVNVDENSLPALKEVDFKPYAGSSRIKMFPKK